The Coregonus clupeaformis isolate EN_2021a chromosome 18, ASM2061545v1, whole genome shotgun sequence genome has a segment encoding these proteins:
- the LOC121530666 gene encoding tetraspanin-15-like, whose protein sequence is MPSYKEVRNSNRFYYFIKFTLNVYSMLFSLLGLCVLCVGVYAEVERQKNRTLEGVFLAPAVVLILLGLVMFTVSLVGMVGSLRDNKTLLHMFLCVLCVLLFLQAVALIVALIFEKKTSALFQSSIREGIKHYYDDLDFKNILDFVQQKFSCCGGDDYKDWGVNQYHFCNGTGPLACGVPYTCCVPHKVGEVVNTLCGYKTLSQQRELLDEVIHVRGCIHAVNLWMGDNVGATIGLCCAIGLPQLMGIMLSCMFWNLLVEMSESMDMVDFKILKRAGFEYSELDLAGAGCCLCLPRDGGYLPLPALDPILSDPDLKPIPIRVQRPLPVQVHKPLAQSLQDLQLSGLRLDEVDIGRKQNKQKRREY, encoded by the exons ATGCCTTCATACAAAGAAGTGAGAAACAGCAACCGCTTCTATTATTTCATCAAATTCACCTTAAATGTCTACTCAATGCTCTTCTCG cttctgggcctgtgtgtgttgtgcgtgggGGTGTACGCGGAGGTGGAGCGTCAGAAGAACCGTACCCTGGAGGGGGTGTTCCTGGCCCCCGCTGTGGTGCTCATCCTGCTGGGCCTGGTGATGTTCACTGTCTCCCTGGTGGGCATGGTGGGCTCCCTCAGGGACAACAAGACCCTGCTACAcatg tttttgtgtgtcctgtgtgtgctACTGTTCCTGCAGGCTGTGGCTCTCATCGTTGCACTCATCTTTGAGAAAAAG acATCAGCCCTGTTCCAGAGCAGTATACGAGAGGGAATTAAACACTATTACGATGATCTGGACTTCAAAAACATCTTGGACTTTGTGCAACAGAAG ttctcTTGTTGTGGTGGGGACGACTACAAGGACTGGGGTGTCAATCAATACCATTTCTGCAATGGCACCGGGCCACTGGCCTGTGGCGTGCCTTATACATGCTGTGTCCCCCACAAG GTGGGAGAGGTTGTCAACACTCTTTGTGGTTACAAGACTCTCAGCCAACAG cgTGAGCTCCTGGATGAGGTGATCCATGTGCGGGGCTGTATCCATGCTGTCAACCTGTGGATGGGAGACAACGTGGGAGCAACTATTGGGCTCTGCTGTGCTATAGGGCTGCCACAG CTGATGGGCATCATGCTGAGCTGTATGTTCTGGAACCTGCTAGTGGAGATGAGTGAGTCCATGGACATGGTGGACTTCAAGATCCTCAAGAGGGCTGGCTTCGAGTACAGCGAGCTGGACCTGGCTGGTGCTGGCTGCTGCCTGTGTCTACCCAGAGACGGAGGCTACCTCCCCCTGCCAGCCTTAGACCCCATCTTGTCTGACCCTGACCTAAAGCCCATCCCCATCCGGGTCCAGCGGCCCCTGCCTGTCCAAGTCCATAAGCCCCTGGCCCAATCCCTCCAAGACCTCCAGCTATCTGGGCTTAGACTGGACGAGGTAGACATTGGGCGTAAGCAGAATAAGCAGAAAAGAAGGGAATATTGA